A genomic window from Silene latifolia isolate original U9 population chromosome 11, ASM4854445v1, whole genome shotgun sequence includes:
- the LOC141613977 gene encoding uncharacterized protein LOC141613977, translated as MQIGTANVRRILVDGGSLVNLIMLDVLKAMKIKEDQITKKSSVLVGFSGETKSTLGEIYLPTYVEGVAFYEIIGVLDCLCSYNVILGRPWIHNIKAVPSTCHQCIKIPTDWGVATIKGKHKSAQEWYTDALKSSKAELVSFLKNKSSCIAWSHFDMTGISADVITHQLNIDTSYKPVQQKRRKLTPERNTIINEEVDKLLDMGMIKEDPFPLPHIDAMVNATAGHKMLTFMDASSGFNQIKMYPAYQESTAFINDRGIYCYIVMPFGKFLGYMVTKRDIEARPEQVKAILELQSPKTVKDIQKLRGRVAALKRFISRSSEREFIQQRILYLEYAKKLCDKFVSFDIEQIPRDLNTLADASASLGSNFTPAIFDKIPIVHRLEPAINKPEQVSPVNEDNDSWTKPYYDWFL; from the exons ATGCAAATTGGAACCGCCAATGTAAGGAGGATcttggtagatggaggcagcttaGTAAACCTGATCATGTTAGACGTGCTCAAAGCCATGAAGATCAAAgaggatcaaatcaccaagaaGTCCAGTGTCTTGGTAGGGTTCAGTGGTGAGACAAAAAGCACTTTGGGAGAAATCTACCTACCTACTTATGTTGAAGGCGTCGCATTCTACGAAATAATTGGAGTTTTGGACTGCTTGTGCTCTTATAACGTCATCCTAGGCAGACCTTGGATTCACAATATTAAGGCTGTCCCTTCAACCTgccaccagtgcatcaagataccaacagattgGGGAGTGGCAACTATTAAAGGTAAGCATAAGTCAGCCCAAGAATGGTACACTGACGCCCTAAAATCTTCCAAGGCAG aattagtaagttttcttaaaaaCAAATCTTCGTGTATTGCTTGGTCTCACTTTGATATGACCGGAATTAGTGCTGATGTTATCACTCATCAACTTAATATTGACACATCTTACaagcctgtgcaacagaaaagacgaAAGTTGACACCGGAAAGAAACACCATTATCAATGAAGAAGTAGATAAACTCCTTGATATGGGCATGATCAAAGAA GATCCATTCCCTCTTCCACACATTGATGCTATGGTAAATGCGACTGCAGGGCACaaaatgctgacattcatggatgcctcaagtggattcaatcagATAAAGATGTACCCTGCttaccaggagagtactgcattcattaatGACCGGGGCATATACTGCTACATTGTCATGCCATTCG GAAAGTTCCTAGGTTATATGGTGACCAAAAGAGATATAGAAGCCAGACCTGAACAGGTTAAGGCCATTCTGGAATTGCAATCACCCAAGACTGTCAAGGACAttcaaaaattaagaggaagagTAGCAGCCCTGAAGAGGTTCATATCTAGATCATCTGAAAG ggaatttatacagCAAAGGATTTTATATTTGGAATATGCTAAAAAACTTTGCGATAAATTCGTTTCATTTGACATTGAGCAAATACCAAGAGACTTGAATACCCTGGCTGATGCTTCGGCCAGCCTTGGCTCAAATTTCACCCCTGCTAtttttgataaaatacctatTGTTCATAGACTTGAACCTGCTATCAACAAACCTGAACAAGTTAGTCCTGTCAACGAAGATAATGACTCCTGGActaaaccctactatgactggtTCCTGTGA